A region of Rattus rattus isolate New Zealand chromosome 7, Rrattus_CSIRO_v1, whole genome shotgun sequence DNA encodes the following proteins:
- the Nrxn1 gene encoding neurexin-1 isoform X6: protein MDMRWHCENSQTTDDILVASAECPSDDEDIDPCEPSSGGLANPTRVGGREPYPGSAEVIRESSSTTGMVVGIVAAAALCILILLYAMYKYRNRDEGSYHVDESRNYISNSAQSNGAVVKEKQPSSAKSANKNKKNKDKEYYV from the exons ACCACGGATGATATCCTTGTGGCCTCGGCAGAGTGTCCCAGCGACGATGAGGACATTGACCCCTGTGAGCCGAGCTCAGGTGGGTTAG CCAACCCCACCCGAGTGGGCGGCCGCGAACCATACCCAGGCTCGGCAGAGGTGATCCGGGAGTCTAGCAGTACCACTGGCATGGTGGTGGGGATTGTCGCAGCAGCAGCTCTGtgcatcctcatcctcctctatGCCATGTACAAGTACAGAAACCGGGATGAAGGCTCATATCACGTGGATGAGAGTCGAAACTACATCAGTAACTCAGCACAGTCCAATGGGGCTGTGGTCAAGGAGAAGCAGCCCAGCAGTGCGAAAAGCgccaacaaaaacaagaagaacaaggaTAAGGAGTATTATGTCTGA
- the Nrxn1 gene encoding neurexin-1 isoform X7 — translation MDMRWHCENSQTTDDILVASAECPSDDEDIDPCEPSSANPTRVGGREPYPGSAEVIRESSSTTGMVVGIVAAAALCILILLYAMYKYRNRDEGSYHVDESRNYISNSAQSNGAVVKEKQPSSAKSANKNKKNKDKEYYV, via the exons ACCACGGATGATATCCTTGTGGCCTCGGCAGAGTGTCCCAGCGACGATGAGGACATTGACCCCTGTGAGCCGAGCTCAG CCAACCCCACCCGAGTGGGCGGCCGCGAACCATACCCAGGCTCGGCAGAGGTGATCCGGGAGTCTAGCAGTACCACTGGCATGGTGGTGGGGATTGTCGCAGCAGCAGCTCTGtgcatcctcatcctcctctatGCCATGTACAAGTACAGAAACCGGGATGAAGGCTCATATCACGTGGATGAGAGTCGAAACTACATCAGTAACTCAGCACAGTCCAATGGGGCTGTGGTCAAGGAGAAGCAGCCCAGCAGTGCGAAAAGCgccaacaaaaacaagaagaacaaggaTAAGGAGTATTATGTCTGA